A single window of Methanothermobacter marburgensis str. Marburg DNA harbors:
- the truA gene encoding tRNA pseudouridine(38-40) synthase TruA, with protein MRKIALKVAYIGTNYHGFQRQPDVPTVEGKLLDALKEAGVIRSPGDSRFQIAGRTDRGVHALGNFVSFFTEEEIHVNQINDLLPHDIKVLAWASVMYPFKVRYPLERHYRYILHRGESMDIDAMAKAAEHFRGTHDFSNFSRRRDRNPIRKINDVRVSEDDNSILVDVYGESFLWQMVRKMVRVLLLVSEGELSPDDVPRLLDTDERVFIDPAPPENLILMDLKYGVKIKLRHDEYAIERFRSLLEEEFRRYRDMSMVRRVMGDSLKDIGDSD; from the coding sequence ATGAGGAAGATAGCACTTAAGGTTGCATATATCGGTACCAACTATCACGGGTTTCAGAGACAGCCTGATGTCCCCACTGTGGAGGGAAAACTCCTTGATGCCCTGAAGGAGGCCGGCGTAATCAGAAGTCCTGGAGATTCCCGCTTCCAGATAGCCGGCAGGACTGACAGGGGTGTCCATGCACTGGGAAATTTTGTGAGCTTCTTCACAGAGGAGGAGATCCATGTGAACCAGATAAATGACCTCCTCCCCCATGACATAAAGGTCCTTGCCTGGGCATCTGTAATGTACCCATTCAAGGTGCGCTACCCCCTTGAGAGACACTACCGCTACATTCTCCACAGGGGGGAGTCCATGGACATTGATGCAATGGCCAAGGCAGCTGAACACTTCAGAGGCACCCACGACTTCAGCAACTTCTCAAGGAGGAGGGACAGGAATCCCATAAGAAAAATAAATGATGTCAGGGTATCAGAAGATGATAACTCCATCCTGGTGGACGTCTACGGTGAAAGCTTCCTCTGGCAGATGGTACGCAAAATGGTGAGGGTCCTCCTGCTGGTTTCAGAGGGGGAACTATCTCCAGATGATGTTCCAAGACTTCTGGATACAGACGAAAGGGTTTTCATAGACCCGGCACCCCCTGAGAACCTCATCCTCATGGACCTCAAATATGGGGTTAAGATAAAACTCAGGCATGATGAATATGCCATTGAACGTTTCAGATCCCTACTTGAGGAGGAATTCAGGAGGTACCGTGATATGTCAATGGTAAGGAGGGTCATGGGAGATTCCCTGAAAGATATAGGCGACTCTGACTAG